The Acidobacteriota bacterium DNA segment GGCGGTTCACCATCCAGGGCGATCGCCGCTCTCATCGCTCTGGAAGGGGATAAGCTGACCCCAGAGGAAATCGCCCGGCTGGATGCGCTACTGACCGAAGCGAAAGAGAAAGGACGCTGAAGATGGCCGGAGTCTCCTCCTTTGATGCCGCCAGCTTCCTGCTCGAAATGACGATCAAAAGCGCGGGCATTGTGTCGATTGTATGGCTCATGACGGCCCTGTGGCGCTCATCGGCGGCGCTGCGTCACGCCCTGTGGTTGGCCGCTTTTTTCGCCCTCCTGTTGCTTCCTGCCTTCTCTATCTTATTGCCACCTCTCTCCTTTGTGTCCGGTTTATCGGGGATATTCAAGGGAGCCGTTTCCCTATACGACGGCGAAGCAGCGGTGAAATCTCCTCCGGGACTTTCGCCGGTTCCATCGCAGATTACCAGCGATCCGCCGGGACTGGTCGGCAAGCTCGATGGCATTCTAACTTCCAGCCATTCCGGCACCGGATCATCCAGGCTGTATCCCTTCTTACTGGGTTTGTGGCTGGCCGGGCTCACCGCCTCCTTATCCGGGCTTGTGCTCGATTACCGATCGAGAAGACGCTGGTTGGCCAATGCCCGCGGTGTGACCAGCGGCCTATGGGCCGACATCGCCGCAGAGCTGGAACGCAACGGACTGGTCCGGCGACCGATCCGCATACTGGTCAGCCCGCGCATACCGGTACCGGTTACCTGGGGTTTCATACGGCCAACCGTGGCCATTCCTCTCTCGGCCCAGACCTGGCCCGCCGACCGGATCAGGATCGCCCTGCTACACGAGGTTGCCCATGCTCGTCGCGGCGACCAGACCACCCAGCTCTTCGCTCGCATCATCACCGCCTTCTACTGGTTCCATCCGATGGTCTGGCACGCCTTCAGATGTCTGCGCCTGGAGCAAGAGAAGGCGTGCGATGACTTCGTGCTCAACGCCGGCCAGCGATCCTCATCGTATGGCCGCCATCTACTGGAGATCGCCATGAACGTGCGCTCTTTCAACTCCACTGCCTCTCTGCCGGTAGTCCAGTCGTCAAGTCTCGTCGCACGTATCCGCGCTCTGGTCGACGAACAGTCTGA contains these protein-coding regions:
- a CDS encoding M56 family metallopeptidase, whose product is MAGVSSFDAASFLLEMTIKSAGIVSIVWLMTALWRSSAALRHALWLAAFFALLLLPAFSILLPPLSFVSGLSGIFKGAVSLYDGEAAVKSPPGLSPVPSQITSDPPGLVGKLDGILTSSHSGTGSSRLYPFLLGLWLAGLTASLSGLVLDYRSRRRWLANARGVTSGLWADIAAELERNGLVRRPIRILVSPRIPVPVTWGFIRPTVAIPLSAQTWPADRIRIALLHEVAHARRGDQTTQLFARIITAFYWFHPMVWHAFRCLRLEQEKACDDFVLNAGQRSSSYGRHLLEIAMNVRSFNSTASLPVVQSSSLVARIRALVDEQSDRRPVQQHQMLRVGVLIGCVSCLIATLSLADGTWASLRPAAEQAEAMTVDDDGSVRFTLNRFEVSLRPMTAEELNRQFPARGAFLSSSTVFRLGVKNYYYPKVFIDPASIVMRSPDGRKWYNLAPAYFAPVPTPGRDRNELLREALFTADAVFSGQEKSGYVLFTGLDPDVRDIQVTVKDAVLRYDYRGEPIQTVDFTYRFER